A single genomic interval of Desulfosoma caldarium harbors:
- a CDS encoding thiolase family protein, with protein MKARDVVLVDGIRTAFGKAGEKGIFWMTRADDMVVKVIRELLRRNPQVKPEMVEENVWGATTQEGDQGLTMGRTTAILAGLPVSTAGFSVDRMCAGGMTAVTCAASEIALGSVDVAIAGGVEHMGHHPMGATADPNPRFIAERIVSEDALVMGKTAENLHDRFPEITKEMADEYACLCQRKAYKAYQDGIIQKMIVPMTVYTKNGWVVADRDEQPRPETTMEGLANLKTPFRVQGKVTPGNASGLNDGACGVLLMSADKAKELGLKPKMRLVGYAFAGVQPEIMGYGPVPSTHKVLARTGLKFDDLDVIELNEAFAVQAVVFMKEFGMKFPDDKRLNPYGGAIAFGHPLASSGPRLMIHLMHYFEAHPEARYGLAAMCVGLGQGGSVIWENLQTAKSE; from the coding sequence ATGAAGGCAAGGGACGTGGTTTTGGTGGACGGGATTCGCACGGCCTTCGGCAAGGCCGGAGAAAAAGGTATTTTTTGGATGACGCGGGCTGACGACATGGTCGTCAAGGTCATTCGAGAACTTCTGCGCCGCAATCCACAGGTGAAACCCGAAATGGTCGAAGAAAACGTCTGGGGAGCCACCACCCAGGAAGGCGATCAGGGTCTGACCATGGGACGCACGACGGCCATTTTGGCTGGACTTCCTGTTTCGACGGCTGGCTTTTCCGTGGATCGCATGTGTGCTGGAGGCATGACGGCGGTGACGTGCGCCGCTTCGGAGATCGCTCTGGGTTCCGTGGACGTGGCCATTGCTGGAGGCGTGGAACACATGGGGCATCATCCCATGGGAGCCACCGCAGATCCCAATCCGCGCTTCATTGCGGAGCGCATAGTTTCCGAAGACGCGCTGGTCATGGGAAAAACGGCGGAAAATCTTCATGACCGGTTTCCCGAGATCACGAAGGAAATGGCCGATGAATACGCGTGTTTGTGTCAGAGAAAGGCCTACAAGGCGTACCAAGACGGTATCATTCAGAAAATGATCGTGCCCATGACGGTTTACACCAAGAACGGCTGGGTGGTGGCGGACCGGGACGAACAGCCCCGCCCGGAAACGACGATGGAAGGCCTGGCCAACCTGAAAACACCGTTTCGCGTGCAGGGCAAGGTAACACCGGGCAATGCGTCCGGGTTGAATGACGGCGCCTGCGGCGTGCTGCTCATGTCCGCCGACAAGGCAAAGGAACTGGGGCTCAAGCCCAAGATGCGCCTGGTGGGGTATGCCTTTGCGGGTGTCCAGCCGGAAATCATGGGTTACGGGCCCGTGCCGTCCACCCACAAGGTCTTGGCCCGTACGGGATTAAAATTTGACGACCTGGACGTCATTGAACTCAACGAAGCCTTTGCGGTGCAAGCCGTGGTGTTCATGAAGGAATTCGGCATGAAGTTTCCCGATGACAAGCGCCTGAACCCCTACGGAGGTGCCATCGCCTTTGGCCATCCCTTGGCCTCCTCCGGCCCGCGGCTCATGATCCACCTCATGCACTACTTCGAAGCCCATCCGGAAGCCCGTTACGGTCTGGCGGCCATGTGCGTTGGGTTGGGCCAAGGCGGATCGGTCATTTGGGAAAACCTTCAAACCGCGAAGTCCGAATAA
- a CDS encoding acyl-CoA dehydrogenase → MKLLVDVRDLKFVLYEQLNVEDLCKYPLFSEYSKEMFDMALEQAEKLAEQEFYPTNKKGDKEGCRFENGLVKVPESFHRPYRLYCEGGWLAMADDPEVGGQGFPFIISNACVEFFAAANWALLMYPGLTHGAARLLKKYGTPELQEKYMYKMFSGEWGGTMCLTEAGAGSDVGNLRTRAVPQGDGTYKIEGQKIFISSGMHDLTENIVHMVLARIEGAPKGTKGISIFLVPRFLVDDNGNLVDNDVNCGGIEHKMGIHGSATCVLNFGENGKCLGYLMGEPNKGMRIMFDMMNEARLFVGMQGLAHASAAYLHALQYARERVQGTPVEKMKDPGAERVAIINHPDVRRMLMFMKSSTEGLRALMHLAAYCLDRVQVAETDEERDLYQGYVDLLIPICKSMGSDLGFRVCETAVQVYGGYGYTSEYPVDQFLRDCKIASIYEGTNGIQALDLVGRKIAMKRGLLFKNAVKFSTELTAKFRKNYRMREMLEIYDEAAESLIQVTKFFGLKGMTDEFHVPILYAKPYLDLFGDVTLGLLLLWQAYIADRKLYEIYADHGAKDDKARQAVVASNRSAAFYAGKIASAKFWMFQVLTQAAGKARAIMTSDKSPLEIPEEGFALV, encoded by the coding sequence ATGAAGCTGCTTGTGGACGTGAGGGATCTCAAGTTTGTTCTCTACGAACAACTGAACGTGGAAGACCTGTGCAAGTATCCTCTTTTTTCCGAGTATTCCAAGGAAATGTTTGATATGGCCTTGGAACAGGCGGAAAAGCTTGCGGAGCAGGAATTCTACCCCACCAACAAAAAGGGAGACAAAGAAGGGTGCCGTTTTGAAAACGGTCTTGTAAAGGTGCCCGAATCCTTTCATCGACCGTATCGATTGTACTGTGAAGGTGGCTGGCTGGCCATGGCCGACGATCCCGAAGTGGGCGGCCAAGGCTTTCCGTTCATAATTTCCAATGCCTGTGTGGAATTTTTTGCCGCCGCCAACTGGGCCTTGCTCATGTATCCCGGCCTGACCCATGGCGCGGCTCGCCTCTTAAAAAAGTACGGCACGCCGGAGCTTCAGGAAAAGTACATGTATAAGATGTTTTCCGGGGAATGGGGCGGCACCATGTGCCTCACGGAAGCCGGCGCGGGCAGTGATGTGGGCAATCTGCGCACGCGCGCTGTGCCTCAGGGCGATGGCACCTACAAGATCGAAGGCCAAAAGATTTTCATTTCATCTGGCATGCACGATTTGACGGAAAACATCGTGCACATGGTGCTTGCCCGCATCGAAGGTGCGCCCAAGGGTACCAAGGGCATTTCCATCTTTCTCGTGCCCCGCTTTCTTGTGGATGATAACGGCAATTTGGTGGACAACGACGTCAACTGTGGCGGCATCGAACATAAGATGGGCATTCACGGATCCGCGACCTGCGTCCTCAATTTTGGAGAAAACGGCAAGTGTCTGGGCTACCTCATGGGCGAACCCAACAAGGGCATGCGCATCATGTTCGACATGATGAATGAGGCGCGCCTTTTCGTGGGCATGCAGGGCTTAGCCCATGCCAGCGCGGCGTATCTCCATGCGCTGCAGTACGCCAGGGAGCGCGTGCAGGGAACGCCGGTGGAAAAGATGAAGGATCCGGGTGCCGAACGTGTGGCCATCATCAATCATCCGGACGTGCGCCGTATGCTCATGTTCATGAAATCCAGCACGGAAGGTCTGCGGGCTCTGATGCACCTTGCTGCCTATTGCCTGGATCGGGTGCAGGTGGCCGAAACTGACGAAGAACGGGACCTTTACCAGGGTTATGTGGATCTTCTGATACCCATCTGCAAGTCCATGGGTAGTGACCTTGGCTTTCGCGTCTGCGAGACCGCGGTGCAGGTGTACGGCGGCTATGGCTACACGTCGGAATACCCGGTGGATCAGTTCCTCAGGGATTGTAAGATTGCCTCCATTTACGAAGGCACCAACGGCATTCAGGCCTTGGATTTGGTGGGTCGAAAGATCGCCATGAAGCGTGGCCTTTTGTTCAAGAATGCCGTCAAGTTCAGCACCGAATTGACGGCCAAGTTCCGCAAGAACTATCGCATGAGGGAAATGCTTGAAATTTACGATGAAGCTGCTGAAAGTCTCATTCAAGTCACCAAGTTCTTCGGACTCAAGGGTATGACCGACGAATTTCACGTGCCCATTCTCTACGCCAAACCTTACCTGGATCTCTTCGGCGATGTCACTCTGGGACTTCTGCTTCTGTGGCAGGCCTACATTGCTGACCGCAAGCTGTATGAGATTTACGCCGACCATGGGGCCAAGGATGACAAGGCGCGCCAGGCGGTGGTGGCGTCCAATCGCAGTGCGGCCTTTTACGCCGGCAAGATCGCTTCAGCCAAATTCTGGATGTTCCAGGTGCTTACCCAGGCGGCCGGAAAGGCTCGAGCGATCATGACCAGCGACAAGTCGCCTTTGGAAATTCCCGAGGAAGGTTTCGCTCTTGTTTAA
- a CDS encoding TetR/AcrR family transcriptional regulator, with product MAEGRGNHRNSDKRRRILDAAVSVFAEKGFFQARVSDIARLAGVADGTIYLYFKNKDDLLISIFEEKMKEINVKFRDALACEKDALARFRCLIAMHLAGFQAYPELAAVLQVELRQSSRFMREYKKVELKNYLDLVGEVVRDGQQQGVFRQDLPLSLVKRFIFGTLDEVVSTWVLAGRPYDLETLTEPLMDLFVNGLGVPEVKARLAGMNA from the coding sequence ATGGCGGAAGGGCGCGGAAATCATAGGAATTCCGACAAGAGGCGGCGTATTTTAGACGCCGCGGTTTCGGTGTTTGCGGAAAAGGGCTTCTTTCAGGCCCGCGTGTCCGATATCGCTCGCCTGGCCGGTGTGGCCGACGGCACCATCTATCTTTATTTCAAAAATAAGGATGACCTTTTGATTTCCATCTTTGAGGAAAAGATGAAGGAAATCAACGTGAAGTTCCGCGACGCTTTGGCTTGTGAAAAGGACGCTCTCGCCCGCTTTCGCTGCCTCATTGCCATGCATCTGGCGGGGTTTCAGGCCTATCCGGAACTGGCGGCGGTGCTTCAGGTGGAGCTGCGCCAGAGCAGTCGTTTCATGCGCGAATACAAAAAGGTGGAACTCAAGAACTATCTGGACCTCGTGGGTGAGGTGGTTCGTGATGGCCAGCAGCAGGGAGTGTTTCGGCAGGATCTGCCGTTGAGTTTGGTAAAGCGCTTTATTTTCGGCACATTGGATGAGGTGGTGTCCACGTGGGTGTTGGCAGGGCGTCCCTATGATCTTGAGACCCTGACGGAACCCTTGATGGATCTTTTCGTCAACGGGCTTGGGGTGCCTGAAGTCAAGGCCCGCCTGGCCGGCATGAACGCGTGA